A segment of the Acidobacteriota bacterium genome:
GGGGCTGGTTACGTTCGCCGGCGAAGCGACGATCGCATGTCCGCTGACGCTGGACCACGGGGCGGTTCGACTGTTTCTCGAACCGATCGATGCGGAGGCCGTAACCATCCCGGGGACCGCGATGGCCGAGGCCATGTCGCTGGCGCTGGCCTCATTCGGGGACGATGAAGATGAATTCTCGAGGTCGCGAGCGGTCGTCCTTCTCACGGATGGCGAGGATCACGAGGGCGAGTTGGAGGCGGTGTTAGACAAATACAGCGAGCGAGGCGTAAGAATCTATGCGATCGGAACCGGGACGTCCCGGGGGGCGCCGATTCCGCTTCGCGACGCAAAAGGCAATGGTATCGGTTACAAGACGGATCGCGACGATCGGATCGTGACCACGCGGCTCGTGGAGGAGACCCTCGAGAGCATCGCGTTCGATACCGGTGGATCGTATCAACGGGCAACCGTCAGCGGAGTCGAGATCGGCGAGATCATCAGCGAACTGGCCAACCTGGACGACGGAGAGTTCGGCGCCGTCCTGCGGGCCAGGTATGAAGAGAGGTTCCAGTATCCTCTGGCCGTGGCGATCGCCGCGTTGATCGGTGTTCTGTTGGTACCCGAGCGTCGCGTGACGGGTGTCCGTGACGGAGGGGGGATTCGATGAGTAGCGCGTCTGTCCTCTCGGTTGTTCTGTTGATGGCCTCCGTGCTGGGAGTCGGCGGTTCGGCACACCGCAAGACCGAAGCCGGCAATGAGGCCTATAACTCGGGAGATCTGGAATCCGCACTGCGTTCGTACACCGATGCGCAGACCGATAGCCCCGAAGCGCCGGAGCTGTTCTACGACATCGGAAATGTGCTCTATCGGCAGGGGGACTTTGAAGGCGCGGCGGAGTCCTATCGGCGCTCGCTGCTTTCGTCTCCCAGCACGGAGCTCGAGGCAGCTGCGTCGTTCAATCTCGGCAACGCGCGCTTCGAGCAACAGGAGTGGCCGGGGGCGATCGAGGCCTACGAGAGGGCTCTCCGAGCGGCACCCGGGGACGCTCCCACCCAACGCAATCTGGAGCTGGCCGTGCGCGCCATGCAGGCACAGGAGCAGCAATCCGACCAGCAACCTTCCGACGATCCCTCGGATTCCGAGGATGGTGAACAGGAGCCTCAGCAGGGGCAGGGGGATTCGCAGGAGGGTGAAGACGAGTCCCGGTCGGACGAAGAGCAGGACGGCGAGCAGCAAGATCCGTCATCGTCCGAAGACCAGACGTCCGAGGATGAGTCTCAGGACTCGCAGGAGTCCGGCGAGCCGTCCGACTCCGGGGACGAACAGGGACAGGGCGGGCAGTCCGAGCAGGGTGAGTCGGAATCCGGCGAGGGAGAGGCCGGGAAAGGGCAATCCGCTGCCGGCGAGATGTCCGAGAAGGAGGCCGAACGTCTCCTGGACGGTGTCGCCGCGCTCGAGCAGGAGAACCTCAAGGAGCACCGCAAGAGCAAGGTCCGAAGTAAGGGGAAGAATCGGGAGAAGGACTGGTGATCCGATTCGCGCTCGTGATCCTCGCGATCTGTGCGCTGGTGAGCGCACCCGTCGCGGCGGAGACATTCCAGGTCCGAACGGCGATCCAGCCGGATCGCGGGATCGAGGACTCCCAGCCGGTCCAGTTGATCGTGCAGATCGTCGGGACCGTCGCGCCGGAGGTGGAGGTGGGTGTCCTTCCGCCGATGAAGAACCTGCGGGTGATCGGAGGTCCGTCATCGCAGACGAACCATTCGTGGGTTAACGGGAAGACCTCGAGCGACCACCGGTTGATCTGGTCGCTTCTACCCGAGGGACCGGGAAAGGCGGAGATCCCGGCGTTCAAGATTCGGATCAGTGGTGAGGAATACGACGTCGGCAACATTCAGTTCGAAGTGGCCGCGAGCAAGTTGCGCAATCCGCCGCCACCTACCGGGACCGCAGCATCCGCAACTCCGGACGAGCCCGACATCTTCATCGAGGCCCGCCTCGGAAAGAACGACGTCTGGGTCGGTGAGGCCGTCTCGCTTGAGCTGTCGCTCTATGCAGCACAGCAGGGCGTGTCCAACCTCAACTACGTCGAGCAGCCGGAGTTCGAGGGCCAGGGGATGTGGGTCGAGAGCGACAAGGTTGACCCTGATCGTGAGCGTCAAACACGGGTTCTCGGTAGCCGTCGATACCTCGTCTACCCGCTACAGCGCCGGGTGATCGTCCCGTCCCAGGCCGGGGAGTTCGACCTGGGCAAGTACATCATCCAGCTCTCCGTCCCGGTCGGCCGACGAGATTTCTTTGGATTCTCGACACGATCGCGACGGGTCATCCGTGAGAGTGATCCGTTGAAATTGCGTGTTCGCACCCTCCCTGGCGGAGCCCCCGACGGTTTCGACGGTCTCGTCGGCTCATTCTCGTCGCGCTCCAGCCTGGACCGCGCCGAGGCCGCCGTCGACGATGCCGTCTCGCTTCTACTCACCCTCAGCGGTGCGGGGTCGTTGCAGACCGTGCAGACGCCTGAGTTGCGACTGTCGCCCGACCTGCAGGCATTCGACCCGCGGGTGGTCGAACGTCGATTCGAAATCGGCAATCCAAGTAAGTCCCAGCGTACGTGGGAATGGGTCCTGGTGCCCTTGACTCCGGGGACTCTCGAGGTACCGGCGATCGAGTTTCCCTACTTCGATCCAGACGCCGGCGAGTACCGGGTCGCTCGTTCGACACCGATCCCGCTGACCGTCGATCGGGGTACGGGCACACGGGACGACGGCACGACGCGGACTCAACTGCGTCCTCGTCGTAAAGACCTGCACTATTTGAAGCGACTGGAGGGTGGACTGCGATACGCGGACACTCAGGGTCGTGGGCGTGCATATGTCGTTGCGGCGGCGACCCCGATGGTGCTGGCGCCACTCCTCGTCTGGTTCGGCAGACGGCAGGAGCGACTTCGTCAAGATCGCGGTCTACTGCGATCTCGACGCGCGTTCAGTCGTGCCCGCAAGGCGCTCGCCTCTCTCCGCAAAGGCGGCTCCCAGCTGGACGGTGCCACGTACCACGAGCAGATGGCCCGGGCCCTGGTGGATTACGTCGCCGACCGATTCGACCGATCCGCATCCGGAATGACCTACGAGCTCGCGGAGGAGTTACTGGCGTCTCGCGACATCGACCCCGAGTTGCGTCGGGAGTTCCGAAGTGTCCTGGAGCAGTGTGACTACGCGCGATTCGTCCCGGCGTCCTCACGGGCCGAGCGTCGAGAGGAACTGCTGGAGCAGGCGCTTCGTGTGGTCAACGATGTGGAGCGCGGATGGAACTGAGGGTCCTGGCGCGATGGGTCGTCTTGCTCGGCGTGTTCGTCGTCGCGCCGTGCACGCACGTTCGTGCCGAGACCGCCGAGGAGGTCTTCTCTCGAGCCAACGAGGCCTACGCCGATGGGCGCTATGACGACGCCGTCTCCGCGTACGAGAGTCTGTTGCTCTACCGGGTTCGCGACCCGGTCGTGGAATACAACCTCGCCGGCGCGCTGTTCCGGCAGGATCGTCGAGGCGAGGCGATCCTGCACTACGAGCGTGCCGTGCTCCTGGCTCCCAACGACAGGGAGATTC
Coding sequences within it:
- a CDS encoding VWA domain-containing protein, with product MIRFGSPEELGWLLMVPVLLLLGVWVRRRRLGALRRFAGGDVWLERFRSEVSHHRRTVQTILWVVVLVATILAAARPQWGTRVESVERRGSDVFMVLDTSLSMAAEDLPPSRLSQAKRKIERLLTSLPGERVGLVTFAGEATIACPLTLDHGAVRLFLEPIDAEAVTIPGTAMAEAMSLALASFGDDEDEFSRSRAVVLLTDGEDHEGELEAVLDKYSERGVRIYAIGTGTSRGAPIPLRDAKGNGIGYKTDRDDRIVTTRLVEETLESIAFDTGGSYQRATVSGVEIGEIISELANLDDGEFGAVLRARYEERFQYPLAVAIAALIGVLLVPERRVTGVRDGGGIR
- a CDS encoding tetratricopeptide repeat protein → MSSASVLSVVLLMASVLGVGGSAHRKTEAGNEAYNSGDLESALRSYTDAQTDSPEAPELFYDIGNVLYRQGDFEGAAESYRRSLLSSPSTELEAAASFNLGNARFEQQEWPGAIEAYERALRAAPGDAPTQRNLELAVRAMQAQEQQSDQQPSDDPSDSEDGEQEPQQGQGDSQEGEDESRSDEEQDGEQQDPSSSEDQTSEDESQDSQESGEPSDSGDEQGQGGQSEQGESESGEGEAGKGQSAAGEMSEKEAERLLDGVAALEQENLKEHRKSKVRSKGKNREKDW
- a CDS encoding BatD family protein, yielding MIRFALVILAICALVSAPVAAETFQVRTAIQPDRGIEDSQPVQLIVQIVGTVAPEVEVGVLPPMKNLRVIGGPSSQTNHSWVNGKTSSDHRLIWSLLPEGPGKAEIPAFKIRISGEEYDVGNIQFEVAASKLRNPPPPTGTAASATPDEPDIFIEARLGKNDVWVGEAVSLELSLYAAQQGVSNLNYVEQPEFEGQGMWVESDKVDPDRERQTRVLGSRRYLVYPLQRRVIVPSQAGEFDLGKYIIQLSVPVGRRDFFGFSTRSRRVIRESDPLKLRVRTLPGGAPDGFDGLVGSFSSRSSLDRAEAAVDDAVSLLLTLSGAGSLQTVQTPELRLSPDLQAFDPRVVERRFEIGNPSKSQRTWEWVLVPLTPGTLEVPAIEFPYFDPDAGEYRVARSTPIPLTVDRGTGTRDDGTTRTQLRPRRKDLHYLKRLEGGLRYADTQGRGRAYVVAAATPMVLAPLLVWFGRRQERLRQDRGLLRSRRAFSRARKALASLRKGGSQLDGATYHEQMARALVDYVADRFDRSASGMTYELAEELLASRDIDPELRREFRSVLEQCDYARFVPASSRAERREELLEQALRVVNDVERGWN